In Oncorhynchus masou masou isolate Uvic2021 chromosome 10, UVic_Omas_1.1, whole genome shotgun sequence, a single genomic region encodes these proteins:
- the LOC135547013 gene encoding trace amine-associated receptor 13c-like, with protein sequence MEKNQDVQYCFQDRNSSCRMELLSTSIYITLYIFFSLISVVTVFLNILVIISISHFKQLHTTTNLLILSLAASDLLVGLIVIPVTTVAIMESCWGFGEYFCVFDFYIACLCTSLSLGNLVLISIDRYVAVCDPLLYHSKITITRMMCCISITWCCCIIYRAAIIKNIVNVLVPSRCLKECFIVEGVIWGNIIDLVITMVVPCSIITTLYMKIFVVARSQARKVFSKDAASVSGVKTVQANKSERKAAKTLSIVVFNYLICWIPFLFINMFFFSSDNLSFIIGFLPLVNSLINPIIYAFFYPWFKVTAKHILTLNLRHS encoded by the coding sequence ATGGAGAAAAACCAAGATGTTCAATACTGTTTTCAAGACAGAAACTCTTCTTGCAGAATGGAATTGCTATCgacatcaatctacataacacTGTACATCTTCTTCTCATTGATTTCAGTAGTTACAGTATTTTTGAACATACTGGTGatcatctccatctctcacttCAAGCAGCTCCACACTACAACCAACTtgctcatcctctctctggcTGCATCAGATCTCCTGGTGGGACTGATTGTGATACCAGTAACGACTGTAGCAATAATGGAATCATGCTGGGGTTTTGGggaatatttctgtgtgtttgattTCTACATTGCTTGTTTATGTACTTCTTTATCTCTGGGAAATTTGGTATTGATATCTATTGACCGCTATGTTGCTGTATGTGATCCCTTATTGTACCActctaaaataacaataacaagaatGATGTGTTGTATATCCATCACCTGGTGTTGTTGTATCATATACCGGGCTGCTATTATAAAAAACATAGTAAATGTACTGGTACCCAGTAGGTGTTTGAAAGAATGTTTTATTGTTGAAGGAGTAATCTGGGGTAATATCATTGACCTTGTAATTACAATGGTTGTCCCGTGCTCTATTATTACAACACTTTATATGAAAATCTTTGTGGTGGCCAGATCACAGGCCAGAAAGGTATTTTCAAAAGATGCTGCCAGTGTGTCTGGTGTTAAAACTGTACAGGCAAATAAGTCTGAGAGAAAAGCAGCAAAAACTCTTTCCATTGTTGTTTTCAACTATCTAATTTGTTGGATTCCATTTTTGTtcataaatatgttttttttttcaagtgACAATTTATCATTTATCATCGGCTTTCTGCCACTTGTTAATTCCTTAATTAATCCAATCATTTATGCTTTCTTTTATCCATGGTTCAAAGTGACAGCTAAACATATTTTAACTCTGAATTTAAGGCATTCATAG